Proteins co-encoded in one Arachis hypogaea cultivar Tifrunner chromosome 11, arahy.Tifrunner.gnm2.J5K5, whole genome shotgun sequence genomic window:
- the LOC112722932 gene encoding uncharacterized protein, producing MDGDEAPFPSPFPRQSSSSLLNDITNFRTPKRPSVNPTVETPNTKFFTASKLTPRFSSSSASASRRRPSLAPPTKKSVAAAARKLKAFQVEQAQSSRKAQVKKEQSLKSLAKSITVWLNFLLQNPASCGCDLSIAGVPVGDGTTTMPAPKGKRDSGPGISVGVDSSWRTPKRQRKTWSRNEYRAGNENAALELPNLVFSSLSDSLKDVCSFEDLKQRMRVYLSLGSCKEIFEVMSLVTKTIDGGRLNMKAHCPIVTDVGLKNKAIGILMCYNPIWLRIGLYIIFGGDSLLSSEDVDSDQDVKYLKMLIDKLFFSHEGLAKAFSYNKMVEGVYRAGYYENLGNVILKRILLLVLVLDKAKCQSCLPLEYGIDGLDGGSPLLFRAESWIRSSSQLIHEFLSSDVMHGEGNLLAHLLILGYKASHQQGHLVGYDFSVRDLFVDLQDGVKLCRAIQLLQHNPSILTKIVVPSDTRKKNLANCVLALQYLKQASVSLHDEDGMMILADDIVSGDKELTLSLLWNMFVHLQLPLLVDKTSLVGEISKIRGIGMDLINSANSTSLEMLLNWIQAVCENYGCGIDSFHSLVDGKAIWCLLDYYFQKEFHNSCSLKEVNMKSNKASVMSVDEYSDALYNFILSQKLTTILGNFPEVLQISELLQYNGARSDRSVVILLVFLASQLFVKKNVDQLNFHKLLGYDCQSANRRHLRMVQCLSSSESVQNPDDSYVQGNEDAARKFKAIQAWWQDMAQRNSIRKPDFSNLQRSRTIESGTDTKREYAAKVIQSRFRGFITRSKFHTMINAVTFLQTVFRAWMRARQELVCVAYTTSQACDFSCDVLRHSQTYRRYAMLFVHRHSLVKLKRSAKLIQQAVRSWLYCRHQQGCSRCPSVRTLDPVTAAITIQKFVRGWMARYRYIFELDLKEKAMNLAQQNITLDLHTNAAVTIQLAWKNYRCCKSTCQKQHLLATKIQSNFRRWFLRKRFLNHVKATIKVQSYFRMWRCVKALQHLKVTSRAATFIQAFLRGWIARKEACARKNHIVDIQRHCRCWLMKRDFLLKRDAAVKIQCIIRSRACQKVLNCQKDAALEIQRFIRGDSARNRLLGGASTLRALIPISCISRPVGVCSFQLELLLSSVVKLQRWWKRLLFHKLANKSAMIIQSCARGWMARRKANIYRHQIVVVQEDAAVEIQRFVRGHITRNRLLGCASSLRAAIPVDSISSPVGCCSIQLKLFLFSVVKLQRWWKRFLTQKNMTNSAITIQSCIRGWIARQKAVLHRHQIVVIQSHWKGYLARRESKQLLDLRLRMRESARNVDDSKRLINRLLAALSELLNMKSLSDVLHTCSTLDMATEHSQKCCEELVAAGAIDTLLGLIRSVSRSIPDQEVLKHALSTLRNLGRYPHLLEVLIQTHNSIQIIVMELLRNKEEGYFIASELMKKICSTHSGVQAVLKSPALLKRLHNLVDELKRKAVYEKRNGRSASAVMKDNRERRLKEAAEILKLIARA from the exons ATGGATGGCGACGAAGCTCCTTTTCCATCTCCGTTCCCTCGCCAATCTTCATCCTCACTGCTGAACGACATCACCAACTTCAGAACCCCCAAACGCCCCTCCGTCAACCCTACCGTCGAAACTCCAAACACCAAATTCTTCACTGCCTCCAAATTAACCCCtcgcttctcctcctcctccgcctCTGCTTCCCGTCGTCGCCCCTCCCTTGCTCCTCCCACGAAGAAATCAGTCGCCGCCGCAGCCAGGAAGCTCAAGGCCTTCCAAGTTGAGCAGGCACAATCTTCCAGAAAGGCCCAAGTCAAGAAGGAGCAGTCCCTTAAATCCCTAGCCAAATCCATCACCGTATGGCTCAACTTCCTCCTCCAAAACCCAGCCTCCTGCGGTTGCGACTTGTCCATCGCCGGTGTCCCCGTAGGAGATGGAACTACCACCATGCCAGCCCCCAAGGGAAAGAGGGACAGTGGCCCTGGGATCTCGGTTGGGGTCGATTCATCTTGGCGAACTCCCAAGAGGCAGAGAAAGACATGGTCCAGGAACGAGTATCGTGCTGGCAATGAGAATGCCGCacttgagctcccaaatttggtGTTCTCTTCTTTGAGCGATTCTCTGAAAGATGTGTGCAGCTTTGAAGATTTGAAGCAGCGAATGAGGGTTTATCTGAGCCTTGGGAGTTGTAAGGAGATTTTTGAAGTCATGAGTCTAGTCACAAAG ACAATTGATGGCGGAAGGCTGAACATGAAGGCACATTGCCCTATAGTAACGGATGTTGGGTTGAAAAATAAGGCCATAGGAATCCTTATGTGTTATAATCCAATTTGGCTGCGAATTGGACTGTATATAATTTTCGGTGGTGATTCCTTGCTGTCAAGTGAAGATGTTGATTCTGATCAAGATGTCAAGTATCTGAAAATGCTCATTGACAAGCTATTCTTTTCACATGAGGGTCTAGCTAAAGCATTCTCTTATAACAAAATGGTTGAAGGCGTGTATAGGGCAGGGTACTATGAGAATTTGGGGAATGTCATTTTGAAGCGGATACTACTCCTTGTGCTTGTCTTGGATAAAGCTAAATGTCAAAGTTGCCTCCCGCTTGAGTATGGCATTGACGGATTAGATGGGGGTTCCCCTTTATTATTCAGAGCAGAGTCTTGGATTAGATCGAGTAGTCAACTGATTCATG AATTTCTATCATCTGATGTAATGCATGGAGAAGGAAACCTTTTAGCACACTTGTTGATTTTAGGTTACAAAGCATCTCATCAACAG GGTCATCTTGTTGGATATGATTTCAGTGTTAGAGATTTATTCGTTGATCTCCAAGATGGAGTGAAACTGTGTCGGGCTATTCAGCTCTTGCAACATAATCCCTCTATCCTGACG AAAATTGTAGTTCCCTCAGATACTCGTAAGAAAAATTTAGCAAACTGTGTTCTTGCCCTTCAATATCTTAAACAAGCTAGTGTGTCCCTACATGATGAAGATGGCATGATGATTTTAGCCGATGACATTGTTAGTGGTGATAAAGAACTTACACTTTCCTTGCTCTGGAATATGTTTGTTCACTTGCAG CTACCGCTTTTGGTTGACAAAACAAGTTTGGTGGGGGAAATTTCCAAAATTCGAGGAATCGGCATG GATCTCATAAACAGTGCAAATTCGACTTCTCTGGAGATGCTATTGAATTGGATTCAG GCCGTTTGTGAAAATTATGGTTGTGGAATTGACAGTTTTCATTCCCTTGTTGATGGCAAAGCTATCTGGTGCTTACTTGATTATTACTTCCAGAAGGAATTCCATAATTCCTGCTCATTGAAG GAAGTTAATATGAAAAGTAACAAGGCATCAGTAATGTCAGTTGATGAATACTCAGATGCATTGTACAATTTTATATTATCCCAGAAGTTGACTACAATACTTGGGAATTTTCCAGAG GTACTTCAGATAAGTGAGCTACTTCAATATAATGGTGCTCGCAGTGATCGAAGTGTGGTGATATTGTTGGTCTTCCTAGCAAGCCAATTATTTGTCAAGAAAAATGTG GATCAATTAAATTTCCATAAGCTCCTAGGCTATGATTGCCAAAGTGCAAACCGCAGACATTTGAGGATGGTGCAGTGCCTTTCAAGTTCTGAATCAGTACAAAATCCAGATGATTCATATGTACAAGGCAATGAAG ATGCTGCAAGAAAATTCAAGGCCATCCAGGCTTGGTGGCAGGATATGGCTCAAAGAAACTCTATCAGGAAACCAGATTTTTCTAATTTGCAGAGATCCAGGACCATTGAATCTGGCACTGATACTAAAAGGG AATATGCTGCAAAAGTAATACAATCACGTTTCCGGGGATTTATCACTCGTAGTAAGTTTCACACGATGATAAATGCTGTCACCTTTTTGCAAACGGTTTTCAGAGCATGGATGAGGGCAAGGCAGGAGTTGGTCTGTGTGGCATACACCACCAGTCAAGCCTGTGACTTTTCATGTG ACGTATTGAGGCATTCTCAAACGTATAGGAGATATGCCATGCTTTTTGTTCATAGGCATTCTTTAGTGAAGCTGAAGAGATCTGCAAAGCTAATACAGCAAGCTGTGAGGAGTTGGCTCTATTGCAGGCATCAGCAAGGATGCAGTAGATGTCCTTCTGTCAGGACACTAGATCCTGTGACTGCTGCCATTACTATTCAGAAATTTGTCCGTGGTTGGATGGCACGATATAGATATATTTTTGAGCTTGATCTAAAAGAGAAAGCTATGAATTTAGCCCAACAGAACATTACACTTGATCTTCATACAAATGCAGCTGTTACTATTCAGCTTGCTTGGAAGAATTACAGATGCTGCAAGTCAACCTGCCAGAAGCAGCATCTTCTTGCAACTAAAATTCAAAGTAATTTCCGTAGGtggtttttaagaaaaagatttttaaatcaTGTTAAAGCTACCATAAAAGTTCAATCTTATTTCCGAATGTGGAGATGTGTGAAGGCTTTACAGCACTTAAAAGTCACATCAAGAGCAGCTACTTTCATTCAGGCATTCTTGCGTGGATGGATTGCACGGAAAGAAGCTTGTGCACGCAAGAATCACATTGTTGACATTCAA AGGCATTGCCGTTGTTGGCTGATGAAACGGGACTTCTTGCTCAAAAGAGATGCTGCAGTGAAGATCCAGTGTATTATACGAAGCAGGGCATGCCAAAAGGTTCTCAATTGTCAAAAAGATGCTGCGTTGGAGATCCAGCGTTTTATCAGGGGGGATTCAGCTCGAAATCGGCTATTAG GTGGTGCTTCTACATTACGTGCTCTCATTCCTATTAGTTGCATTTCAAGACCGGTTGGAGTTTGTAGTTTTCAACTTGAACTACTGTTGTCTTCAGTTGTGAAATTGCAGCGGTGGTGGAAGCGTCTCTTGTTCCATAAATTGGCAAATAAGTCTGCCATGATTATCCAGTCCTGTGCTCGTGGGTGGATGGCCAGGAGAAAAGCCAATATTTACAGACACCAAATTGTTGTTGTCCAA GAAGATGCTGCAGTGGAGATCCAGAGATTTGTTAGGGGGCATATAACTAGAAATCGGCTGTTAG GGTGTGCTTCCAGTCTACGTGCAGCTATTCCTGTTGATTCCATTTCAAGTCCAGTTGGCTGTTGCAGTATTCAACTTAAACTGTTCTTGTTTTCTGTTGTGAAATTGCAACGATGGTGGAAAAGGTTCTTGACACAAAAAAATATGACCAACTCTGCCATTACCATTCAATCTTGCATTCGTGGATGGATAGCCAGGCAAAAGGCCGTTCTTCATAGACACCAAATTGTTGTCATCCAA TCCCACTGGAAAGGTTACCTTGCACGTAGAGAGTCAAAGCAACTACTTGATTTGCGGTTGAGAATGAGAGAGTCTGCCAGAAATGTAGATGATAGCAAGCGTCTCATAAATAGACTATTGGCAGCGCTTTCAGAGCTACTTAACATGAAAAGTCTTAGTGATGTCCTGCATACTTGTTCTACATTAG ATATGGCTACAGAACATTCTCAGAAATGCTGTGAAGAACTTGTGGCTGCAGGTGCAATTGACACCTTGTTGGGGCTTATCCGATCAGTCAGCAGGAGTATACCTGATCAGGAGGTTCTAAAACATGCTCTCTCAACTCTACGAAATCTTGGGCGCTACCCTCATCTACTGGAAGTGCTGATCCAAACACACAACTCTATACAAATAATTGTCATGGAGTTACTAAG GAATAAGGAGGAGGGATACTTCATTGCCTCTGAACTTATGAAGAAGATTTGTTCAACTCATTCTGGGGTTCAAGCCGTATTGAAGTCCCCAGCCCTCCTTAAACGACTGCACAACCTCGTTGATGAGCTTAAAAGAAAGGCAGTTTACGAGAAAAG AAATGGTAGAAGTGCTAGTGCAGTTATGAAAGATAACAGAGAGAGGAGATTGAAGGAAGCTGCTGAGATTCTGAAACTGATAGCACGAGCCTAA